In Sphingobacteriaceae bacterium, the following proteins share a genomic window:
- a CDS encoding glycosyltransferase, producing MNIERRTDLSVIIPIYNEEESIPELYDRLTKSVSGITSNYEFIFINDGSKDRSLLKLIDLSKTDPKVFFINFSRNFGHQISVTAGLDACVGDAVVIIDADLQDPPELIPELYKKHKEGNEVVYATRSQRKGETFFKKFTAKLFYRLLVNITNIKIPIDTGDFRLIDRKIVDYLKLMPEQNKFLRGQIAWLGFNQASVEYSRDERKFGTTGYPLSKMIRFALDGITAFSDKPLTFVTQIGVFVSSLSFIVILVALHGHFIAHRTLTGWTSLIISSLFLGGIQLISIGIIGLYISRINKNVINRPLYLIQNSNIPGAVKA from the coding sequence ATGAATATAGAAAGAAGAACAGATCTATCTGTAATTATTCCAATTTATAATGAAGAGGAATCAATTCCCGAACTTTACGACCGCTTAACTAAAAGTGTCTCCGGTATTACAAGTAACTACGAATTTATTTTTATAAACGACGGGAGTAAAGACCGCTCATTGTTAAAGCTGATAGACCTTTCGAAAACCGATCCAAAAGTTTTCTTTATAAATTTTAGTAGAAACTTCGGACACCAGATCTCTGTAACCGCAGGTTTAGATGCTTGCGTAGGCGACGCAGTAGTTATTATTGATGCAGACCTGCAGGATCCGCCAGAACTTATTCCGGAGCTGTATAAAAAACACAAAGAGGGCAATGAAGTAGTTTACGCTACCCGTTCGCAAAGAAAAGGAGAAACATTTTTCAAAAAATTTACAGCGAAATTGTTTTACCGTCTTTTGGTTAATATTACCAATATCAAAATTCCAATTGATACAGGCGATTTTCGTTTGATAGACCGCAAAATTGTGGACTATCTAAAATTGATGCCTGAACAAAATAAATTTTTGCGTGGACAAATTGCCTGGCTGGGCTTTAACCAGGCCTCAGTAGAATATAGCCGGGACGAGCGTAAATTCGGAACTACCGGCTATCCGCTTAGTAAAATGATCCGCTTCGCTCTTGACGGTATTACTGCATTTTCAGACAAGCCTTTAACCTTTGTAACGCAAATCGGAGTATTTGTATCATCTTTATCCTTCATTGTGATTCTGGTTGCCTTGCACGGTCACTTCATAGCCCACAGAACACTTACCGGATGGACCTCCCTGATCATAAGCAGTTTGTTTTTAGGAGGAATACAGTTAATTTCCATAGGAATTATCGGTTTATATATTAGCCGTATCAACAAGAACGTTATTAATCGTCCATTGTATCTTATTCAAAATTCAAATATTCCAGGCGCTGTGAAAGCTTAA
- a CDS encoding cystathionine gamma-synthase, producing MSDFSNYKFGTRAIHAGADPDPSTGAIMTPIYQTSTYVQESPGTNKGYGYARGKNPTREALQKNIAALENGKHCVCFSSGMGATDAVMKLLRPGDEVITGDDLYGGSYRMFTKIFQNYGIKFHFIDLTNADNIKKYLNANTKMIWAETPTNPTMQIIDIVACSTIAKANNITLVVDNTFASPYLQNPLALGADIVMHSVTKYIGGHSDVVMGALITNDDKLHEQLYFILNSCGANPGPMDSFLVMRGIKTLHLRMERHCFNGRKVAEYLKTNSKIEKIYWPGFTDHPNHEIAKKQMRDFGGMISIVLKDKSIENTFKIASSFKVFSLAESLGGVESLINHPATMTHASIPKEEREKAGVTDNLLRLSVGVEDIEDLIEDLKQALG from the coding sequence ATGTCTGATTTTTCAAATTACAAATTCGGTACCAGGGCTATTCACGCGGGTGCAGATCCAGATCCAAGTACCGGTGCCATTATGACCCCGATTTACCAAACCAGCACCTACGTTCAGGAATCTCCGGGAACAAATAAAGGCTACGGTTACGCACGTGGAAAAAATCCAACAAGAGAAGCACTTCAAAAAAATATTGCAGCTCTTGAAAATGGCAAACATTGCGTTTGTTTCAGCAGTGGCATGGGTGCAACAGATGCTGTAATGAAACTACTTCGTCCGGGAGACGAGGTTATTACCGGGGACGATCTGTATGGCGGATCTTACCGGATGTTTACCAAGATCTTTCAAAATTACGGCATTAAGTTTCATTTTATAGATCTTACCAATGCAGACAATATTAAAAAATACCTGAATGCTAATACAAAGATGATATGGGCAGAAACTCCCACTAATCCTACCATGCAGATCATTGATATTGTGGCATGTTCAACCATTGCAAAAGCTAATAATATTACTTTAGTGGTAGATAATACTTTTGCCTCTCCCTATCTTCAAAATCCTTTAGCATTAGGTGCCGATATCGTAATGCATTCTGTTACCAAATACATAGGAGGTCATAGCGACGTTGTAATGGGAGCTCTAATCACCAATGATGACAAACTTCACGAACAACTTTATTTTATTTTAAACAGTTGTGGAGCCAATCCTGGCCCTATGGATTCGTTTTTAGTAATGCGTGGCATCAAGACTTTGCATTTACGCATGGAACGTCACTGTTTTAACGGACGTAAGGTTGCCGAATACCTTAAGACCAATTCTAAAATTGAAAAAATATACTGGCCTGGTTTTACAGATCATCCCAATCATGAGATTGCTAAGAAACAAATGCGTGACTTTGGAGGGATGATTTCTATCGTTTTGAAAGACAAAAGCATCGAAAATACTTTTAAAATCGCCTCTTCTTTCAAAGTTTTTTCTCTGGCAGAAAGCCTGGGTGGCGTTGAATCTCTCATCAATCATCCAGCTACCATGACACATGCCTCTATTCCAAAAGAAGAACGTGAAAAAGCCGGTGTTACCGATAATTTATTGCGTTTAAGCGTTGGTGTTGAGGACATTGAAGATCTAATTGAAGACCTAAAACAAGCACTGGGATAA